One Tachypleus tridentatus isolate NWPU-2018 chromosome 3, ASM421037v1, whole genome shotgun sequence DNA window includes the following coding sequences:
- the LOC143246956 gene encoding uncharacterized protein LOC143246956 isoform X1 has product MLFAAVFLGLLACSQAGYLSGYGAGVIAPAAVAAPAYAAGYGGPDPTGAVGAAQGVVAAAQGAAAAREGAILRGVPVGRAAASTSNVNHGGAAFGLGHGLGFGYGLGGALGYGYGLGGALGYGYGLGGALGYGYGLGGALGLGHGLGFGYGYGLGGVYGLNGYYGAGLGKGLLH; this is encoded by the exons ATGTTG TTTGCTGCCGTCTTTCTTGGTCTCTTGGCCTGTTCCCAGGCTGGTTATTTGAGTGGATACGGAGCAGGTGTCATCGCACCTGCCGCTGTTGCTGCCCCAGCTTATGCGGCGGGTTACGGTGGTCCTGACCCTACAGGAGCTGTTGGTGCCGCTCAAGGAGTAGTTGCCGCTGCCCAAGGAGCTGCCGCTGCTCGTGAAGGAGCCATTCTGCGAGGAGTGCCTGTTGGACGTGCTGCTGCCTCCACTTCCAACGTGAACCACGGCGGTGCTGCCTTTGGTTTAGGCCATGGACTTGGGTTCGGCTATGGTCTCGGCGGTGCCTTAGGCTATGGTTATGGTCTCGGTGGTGCCTTAGGCTATGGTTATGGTCTCGGTGGTGCCCTAGGCTATGGTTACGGACTCGGTGGTGCCTTAGGTTTAGGCCATGGACTTGGGTTCGGTTATGGTTACGGACTCGGCGGCGTCTATGGACTGAACGGATACTATGGTGCTGGTCTGGGTAAAGGTTTACTTCACTAA
- the LOC143246956 gene encoding uncharacterized protein LOC143246956 isoform X2, whose translation MLFAAVFLGLLACSQAGYLSGYGAGVIAPAAVAAPAYAAGYGGPDPTGAVGAAQGVVAAAQGAAAAREGAILRGVPVGRAAASTSNVNHGGAAFGLGHGLGFGYGLGGALGYGYGLGGALGYGYGLGGALGLGHGLGFGYGYGLGGVYGLNGYYGAGLGKGLLH comes from the exons ATGTTG TTTGCTGCCGTCTTTCTTGGTCTCTTGGCCTGTTCCCAGGCTGGTTATTTGAGTGGATACGGAGCAGGTGTCATCGCACCTGCCGCTGTTGCTGCCCCAGCTTATGCGGCGGGTTACGGTGGTCCTGACCCTACAGGAGCTGTTGGTGCCGCTCAAGGAGTAGTTGCCGCTGCCCAAGGAGCTGCCGCTGCTCGTGAAGGAGCCATTCTGCGAGGAGTGCCTGTTGGACGTGCTGCTGCCTCCACTTCCAACGTGAACCACGGCGGTGCTGCCTTTGGTTTAGGCCATGGACTTGGGTTCGGCTATGGTCTCGGCGGTGC CTTAGGCTATGGTTATGGTCTCGGTGGTGCCCTAGGCTATGGTTACGGACTCGGTGGTGCCTTAGGTTTAGGCCATGGACTTGGGTTCGGTTATGGTTACGGACTCGGCGGCGTCTATGGACTGAACGGATACTATGGTGCTGGTCTGGGTAAAGGTTTACTTCACTAA